Proteins encoded in a region of the Paucibacter sediminis genome:
- a CDS encoding nuclear transport factor 2 family protein, whose translation MPLTHFSPESSARWSRRIALGLLAIAVSMPTAAAQVDDVRAVEALDIEYQAAVERGDASSMAQILSDDFVLTTGTGKTYSKSELLASARDGVTVYEHQVASSRTVRVWGDTAVVTALLWLKGSSAGKPFDYRLWYSDTYVRFASGWRYVFGQASLPLPGGALQSK comes from the coding sequence ATGCCGCTGACCCACTTCTCGCCTGAATCGTCCGCCCGTTGGTCACGCCGAATCGCTCTTGGCCTCCTGGCCATTGCCGTCTCGATGCCGACAGCAGCGGCTCAAGTCGATGACGTCAGGGCTGTCGAAGCCCTCGACATTGAGTACCAGGCAGCCGTTGAAAGGGGCGACGCAAGTTCAATGGCGCAAATCCTCTCGGACGACTTCGTGCTCACTACGGGCACTGGAAAGACGTACTCAAAGTCTGAGTTGCTTGCTTCAGCGCGAGATGGTGTCACCGTCTACGAACACCAAGTGGCGAGTTCGAGGACCGTTCGCGTCTGGGGTGACACAGCAGTTGTCACCGCGCTTCTCTGGCTCAAGGGCAGCAGCGCCGGCAAGCCGTTTGACTATCGTCTTTGGTATAGCGACACCTACGTCCGCTTTGCGTCAGGCTGGCGCTACGTCTTCGGTCAGGCCTCTTTGCCTCTGCCGGGCGGCGCGCTGCAGTCCAAGTGA